AGTTATTCCTTCTGTATAAATCTTTTTATAATCAACAAATTCATCATATGCAATGGAAGATAAAATTGCAATTTTCCTGCATGCGTCATGCCCCTCTATATCTGCAGTAGGGTCTGCCTCAGCATAGCCGTTCTTTTGAGCTTCTTTTAGCGCCACATCAAATTCTTTTCCTTCTTTTTTCATCTGGGTTAAAATATAATTGGTGGTTCCGTTTAAAATTCCAACAATGCTTCTTATTTCATTAGCTGCAAGACACCTGTTCAAAGGCCTTATAATTGGGATTCCCCCTCCCACACTTGCCTCAAATAAATAATTCACCCTATTTTCACGGGCAAGTTTTAAAAGCTCCGGTCCATGTGTTGCAACAAGCTCTTTATTTGATGTCACAACATGTTTTCCCTGTGTAAGGGCTCTTTTGGTAAATTCATAAGCAGCTGTTATACCGCCGATTGTCTCCACAACTACATTTATATCAGGGTCATTAAAAATATCATCAGCATTTTTTGTAAGTATATCCTTGTCAGGGCTATCAGGAAAATCCCTTATATCCAGTATACGCTTTACTGTAATTTGTTTCCCCGCTTTTTTGGATATACTTAAAGAGTTCTTTCTAATTATTTCAACAACTCCTGAGCCAACTACCCCATAACCTAATACAGCTACATTAATCATATTACTTTTTACCTCCTTGAATTTTTACCTGGAAAATATTCTTTTCAATTATCCTCTTACAATTACTCCCCGTATGCTCTTCTAGTTATTCCCTGGCAATAATTTCTTGACTTTTAACTCCTTTTATTTTGTTTATCTCTGTTAAAAGAGCCTTGATATCAGTTAGCATTCCTCCTGTTTCAATTGTAATTGTAATGTTTGCAAATCCATTTATAGGTATATTTTGATTTATCGTAACCACGCTTGCCCTTGAAGCTGCTATTTTATTTAAAATGCTGGACAGTATTCCTGGGGAATCTTCAACAGTGAAAAAAAGTGTTATAACTTTCCCCCTGGATGTTTCATAAAATGGAAACACAAAATCCTTGTACTTATAGTACGTACTTCTGCTTATACCTACCTTTTTAACAGCTTCATTTACATTTTTGATTGTCCCGCTTTCTAAAATTCTCTTTACTTCTACCACCTTTGTAAAAACTTTTGGTAAAACAGAAGAATCAACAAGGTAGTACTTAGAAGCATTATCCATATCCTCTGTCCTCCACCGACGAACATTTGTGTTTATCCTGTGTAATCTTAACATAAATTTTGTTTCTTATCAAGGTTTTTTATTAATTTATTTAAAATTTTAGAGCATAAAAAAAACAAGATGTCCTTAAGTTTAAGAATATCTTGTTTTTTAAAAAGTTAATTATTTTAATATTAATTTTTAATAACACTCATCAGGCTTAATCTTTTTTATTAGCTTCCAATTCTTTCATTTGCCTTATAAAATTAATCTGGGTTTCAGTCCTGATAACCCTTCCTGTATCCATAGCCATATCATCTCTCATTATATCCTGTTTAAAAAACTGTTCATCTACCCTGCCCGCTTTCTCTTTTAACTCTTCAAACTCTTCTCTTTCCAATTCTAAAGAATATCCGCAATCAGAACATACTAATAAATATTTCATATGGTATGGTATTACAGGTATAAAAAACAATGTAATCCAACTTGTTACTTTCCTTAAATGCCAGCTGGTTTCATTTCTGCACTTGCTGCAACTGGTTTTCTGTACCGGACCAAATCTTTTTAAGGTTTGATAACCCCATCCAAAAATTATCATGTACTACCTCCTGGTATTTAATTGTTGTTAACATACATATCTCCTACATATTTTTAAAATAAAAAACGAAATGATTTAACTGTATGTGGATTTACTTTCTAAGAAATGAATCAAACAGTCAGTAAAAAAATCCTTATATTTATATTTTATTTCATAATAGATGTTTTTACAAGTCTCATTTTTTTAATCGATAGCGTCAATTTATTGTAGGAAAAAGAAAAGTAGATGGCATCCCATTTTTTATACAACTATTTCAAATAACGGTCTCTTAGTAACGAGAGTATTTTGCATAATTTGCATGCTGAGCTAATTATTTTCTTTTATAACTCCTCTAACTTATTCTCTATTATACCATATAACTCTTTCTTCCTATAAAGAATCCATTTTACTCAATGATTGTCACAAATCAGTACATTTTGTTATCTATGTTCCTTCACATTTTAACGCTACTTTTAAAAGAAAAAAGTATTTCTATTGTACCATTTTCCATTTTGTCAAGGCTAAAACAAGCGGGCAAAGCCCGGCCTTGACAAGTAGTAGGGCTTCGCGGGTCATGGTACTAAAGTTTTGCTTTTTTCTTTTCTTTTTCTTTTTTTATGTTTTTTCTTTTTCTTTGTCTTTTTTTAGATATGTATAATTCCTATTGGATAGGCTTACTTGTAAACTTTCCCGTAATTTTTGCTTTATTATTACCTCATCCCTATCCGCATATACCTATAATACGCCTTAATTCTTTATATAAACCAGTTTTACACCCCTTATGAATAACAGTTAAATTACTATTCCATACACTCTCATACCTGTTTGATGACTTCTTTAATTCCTTAATTAATTTTTCCTGAATTTCTTGCCTACTAGCTGCTAACTTTTTTTGTTTTTGTGCCATAACTATGTCATATACCTTACCGCCATTCTTCTTGTATATTATCAGCTTTGACATCTTTTCTACACCTTTTCTCGACCAGCCTTTAGGTCTTGAACTTAAACGGGATGAAAATACATGACTCACATGACCTTCAGCACTACAACCCACTATTCCTCTGTTTGACCTTATTTCTATACCATCCCAATTATTTAAAATATATCGCTTTGCATTTTTTATAGCCTTTATTTTACTTTCATTATCGCCTGTCTTTTCGATTATCTTTTTAAAAACCTTTGTTAGCTTTTTTTTATCAGATAAATTCAATGCGTCCTGTAAATCTTGGCTTATTGCTTCATCATTTAAATGTGTGGTTGCAACTCTTACGTATTTTTGAAGATGGTATCTATCAAGTACAAATTTACTTTTTGAAAGCCAGTTAACTCCTTGCCTTATCCATGACGCCCCATCTCCTAATATATACACCGTCTCTAAAAAATCAACGTCATATTGTTTATATATGTATTCCGATACTTCAAGCCACAAATTTTCTGAATTATTATACACACCCCCAAAATATCGAACATTCTTTAATACTTTTCTCTTCTTATTACTTTTTTCAAAGTCAATTCCCTCATGCACATATACAAGTTTTGGCATAATTGTATTTCTCTTGCCCTTCTCATTCTGTCTCAATATACTTTTTTGTTGTAATGCTACATGATCCTCGTCTGCCTCAACATACAATATTTTTACTTTTCTCTTTTTATCTACTTTTATTTCAGGCTCAACTATTTCAATATTATGTATTTTATTCATCACAGCTTGTTTGCTGATTTCATCAATATATGTCGCCTTTTCTCCTGCCTTTCTGTAGCTGCTGTCAGCTGCTTCTTCTATTGCATTAATTACAACATCGGCACTTACTCTGTCATGTGGTTCTACACCTACAATCCTGTCGACCAGGTGTTGTCTATTACCATTTTCCTTATGCTTAAAATATGTCCTGTTATAACTTAGTGTTCCAAATGTCGTTAAAATAGATGTTTTATCTTTTCTTATAATTTCCCAATACTGTTTCCTTATTTCACAGTTACGTAAATATTCATCCATATCTTCAAGCACTTCTTTAAGTATATCGCGTCCAAGTTTA
The genomic region above belongs to Acetivibrio saccincola and contains:
- a CDS encoding homoserine dehydrogenase gives rise to the protein MINVAVLGYGVVGSGVVEIIRKNSLSISKKAGKQITVKRILDIRDFPDSPDKDILTKNADDIFNDPDINVVVETIGGITAAYEFTKRALTQGKHVVTSNKELVATHGPELLKLARENRVNYLFEASVGGGIPIIRPLNRCLAANEIRSIVGILNGTTNYILTQMKKEGKEFDVALKEAQKNGYAEADPTADIEGHDACRKIAILSSIAYDEFVDYKKIYTEGITKITPSDIMYAEKMNSTIKLIAMSEKLNGMIETRVSPVIIENTHPLAGVEDVFNAILVNGDAIGEAMFYGRGAGKLPTASAVVADVIEIVKHWGSFGGYNWNVKEENNVIDIMETESKFFVRVKVNDKDKGTNEIEKLYQKVEWLKPLEAANGEELVFITECILEKDAKDMLKKVSQLDCVEEVLSTIRVFDYRP
- a CDS encoding ACT domain-containing protein, encoding MDNASKYYLVDSSVLPKVFTKVVEVKRILESGTIKNVNEAVKKVGISRSTYYKYKDFVFPFYETSRGKVITLFFTVEDSPGILSSILNKIAASRASVVTINQNIPINGFANITITIETGGMLTDIKALLTEINKIKGVKSQEIIARE
- a CDS encoding zinc-ribbon domain-containing protein, translated to MIIFGWGYQTLKRFGPVQKTSCSKCRNETSWHLRKVTSWITLFFIPVIPYHMKYLLVCSDCGYSLELEREEFEELKEKAGRVDEQFFKQDIMRDDMAMDTGRVIRTETQINFIRQMKELEANKKD
- a CDS encoding ISLre2 family transposase encodes the protein MYNSIQHFNEFGAKRIEKKIKNFIEEGKDLADLILGLKEDLFKLGRDILKEVLEDMDEYLRNCEIRKQYWEIIRKDKTSILTTFGTLSYNRTYFKHKENGNRQHLVDRIVGVEPHDRVSADVVINAIEEAADSSYRKAGEKATYIDEISKQAVMNKIHNIEIVEPEIKVDKKRKVKILYVEADEDHVALQQKSILRQNEKGKRNTIMPKLVYVHEGIDFEKSNKKRKVLKNVRYFGGVYNNSENLWLEVSEYIYKQYDVDFLETVYILGDGASWIRQGVNWLSKSKFVLDRYHLQKYVRVATTHLNDEAISQDLQDALNLSDKKKLTKVFKKIIEKTGDNESKIKAIKNAKRYILNNWDGIEIRSNRGIVGCSAEGHVSHVFSSRLSSRPKGWSRKGVEKMSKLIIYKKNGGKVYDIVMAQKQKKLAASRQEIQEKLIKELKKSSNRYESVWNSNLTVIHKGCKTGLYKELRRIIGICG